From the Anaeromyxobacter dehalogenans 2CP-1 genome, the window GCTGGCGGGACCGGCTCTCCATCCACGGCGTGGACCTGCGCCACACGCCCAGCGTGGAGCTGCTCTGCCAGCGCCTCGACGCGACGCTGCCGCGGCTCGACTTCCAGCTCCACAACGCCTGCCAGACGGTGCGGCGGCCGCCCGGGTTCTACGCGCACCTGCTCGAGGCCGAGCAGGTGGCGCCCTCCGCGCTGCCGCCGGCCGAGCGCGCGCTGCTGCGCGACTGGGAGGCGCTCCGCGACGCGCTCCGCGGCCAGGGCGGCGCGGCGGGCGTGACCGGGCCGGCGCTCCTCTCGCAGGCGCGCAGCGACGCGGACCTGCTCCTGCCCGGGAAGAGCGCGTTGGAGCTGTTCCCGCGCGGCGTGCTCGACCAGGACCTGCAGCAGGTGGACCTGCGCACGCACAACTCCTGGCGCCTCCGGCTGCACGAGGTGCCCACGCTGGAGCTGCTGGAGGTGCTGCTGGTGAACGCGACGGCGCCGTTCGTGATGGCGTCGCGGCTGAAGCCGCTGATGACGCGGGCGCCCGGGGCGCCCGAGGGGACCGCCACCAGCGGCGACGCGGCCCGCCACGTGGTGATGGTGTCGGCGATGGAGGGGCAGTTCTACCGCGAGCACAAGACCGACCGGCACCCGCACACCAACATGGCCAAGGCGGCGCTCAACATGCTGGTGCGGACCAGCGCGGCGGACTACGCGAAGGACGGGATCTTCCTGAACGCGGTGGACACCGGCTGGGTCACCGACGAGGACCCGGCCCACCTCGCCGCGCGCAAGGTGGAGGAGCACGCGTTCTCGCCGCCGCTCGACGTGGTCGACGGCGCGGCGCGCATCGTGGCGCCCATCTTCGACGGCTTCCGCACCGGGCGGCATCCGGCCGGGCAGTTCTTCAAGGACTACCGGCCGGTGCCGTGGTGAGGTCGGGGCGGGGCGCAGCCCCGAGCGCGGCAAGGCCGCGCCCGCGGGGACGTCGTGCGAGCCCGCGCAGGCGGGCGCACGAGGTCACGGGACCCGCGCAGCAAGGTGGGGCGGGGCGCAGCCCCGTACGCGCGGCAAGGCCGCGCCCGCGGGGACGTCGTGCGAGCCCGCGCAGGCGGGCGCACGAGGTCACGGGACCCGCGCAGCAAGGTGGGGCGGGGCGCAGCCCCGTACGCGCGGCAAGGCCGCGCCCGCGGGGACGTCGTGCGAGCCCGCGCAGGCGGGCGCACGAGGTCACGGGACCCGCGCAGCAAGGTGGGGCCCCGCGGAGCTCCGCTCCGTGGGGCGGGGCGCAGCCCCGTACGCGCGGCAAGGCCGCGCCCGCGGGGACGTCGTGCGAGCCCGCGCAGGCGGGCGCACGAGGTCACGGGACCCGCGCAGCAAGGTGGGGCCCCGCGGAGCTCCGCTCCGTGGGGCGGGGCGCAGCCCCGTCGGATCAGTAGGCCGAGTTCGCCGCGTGGCTGAACATCGTGGTGATGGGCTCGCTCAGCTGGTGGGCGCGGCCGCCGCGGATGTAGCTCTCGAGCTGCTCGATGTCCGACTGCTTCTCCTCGACCACGAGGTCCACCAGGTCGAGCATCGAGATGACGCCGACCACCACGCCGCCCTCGCGCACCGCAAGGTGGCGGGTGCGGCGGGTGCGCATGAGCTGGGCGCACTCGGCGTCGGTGGCCTGCGGCGCGACGGCGGGGAAGTCGGGGCGCAGCACCGCGGCGAGCGGCGTCCTGGCGGGATCGACCCCGCGCGCGATGGCGGCGACCAGGTCGCGCTCGGTCACCAGGCCCGTGAGCGCCCCGCCGCGGCGCACGCCGACCGAGCCGATGCCGCGGTCGGTCATGAGGCGGGCGGCCTCGGCGCAGCTGGCGGTGTCGTCGAGGGCGACGACGGTGCGGGTGACGCGGGTCTGGATCGAGGCCATGTGCGGTTGCCCTCCGGGGCTGAGCGGCCGGGCGCGGCCCGGCGTGTTCCGGAGGCGATGATGCGCCCGCGGGCGCGCCGCGCCTCCACGCAAGATCGGATGGACCATAGGCAGAGCTGATGGCCGGCTCCCGGCCGCGCAGGGGATCTGATAGCCTGCGCGGGTGCGCCGCCTCGATCCCCGCAAGCTCGAGACCTTCCGCGTGGTCGCGCAGGCCCGGAAGATCTCCACCGCCGCCAAGCTGCTCCACCTGTCGCAGCCGGCGGTGACCGCGCAGATCCGCGCGCTCGAGGAGGAGTGCGGCCGCGCGCTGCTGGTCCGCTCGTCGAAGGGCGTCACCCCCAACGACTGGGGGCTGCGGCTGCTCGACACCGCGAAGCAGGTGCACGCCCTGCTCGGCGAGGTGGAGGGCGCGTTCCAGGACGAGCCGGGCGTGGGCGAGGAGGTGGTGCTCGGCGCGAGCATGACCACCGCCTCCTACGTCGTCCCGCCGCTCGTCGCCGGCTACCGGGCGGTGCACGGGCGCGCCCCGTTCCGGATGCAGGTCGCGAACACCGCGCGCGTGCTGGAGTGGGTGGCCGACGGGAAGGTGCCGCTCGGGATCGTGGAGGGCCGGCTGCGCTCGCCCCGCGTCCACCTGGAGCGATACCTGGAGGACGAGCTGGTGGCGGTCGCCGCCGCGTCCGCCCGCGATCTCCTGCGCATCTCCCGCGCGGCCGACCTCGCCTCGGCCCCGCTGCTGCTGCGCGAGCCCGGGTCCAACACCCGCGCGCTGGTGGAGGAGGCGCTGGCCGGCGTCCTCGGGGCTCGCTCGGTGCGGCGGTCGGAGCTCCTGTTCGGCTCCAACCAGTCGATCAAGATGGCCGCGGTGGCGGGGCTGGGCGTCGCGTTCGTCTCGCGCTGGAGCGTCCAGCTGGAGGTGGCCGCCGGCACGCTGCGCATCCTTCCGCTGCGCGACCTGCGGCTCACCCGGTCCTTCTCCTGGGCGACCGCCTCGCCCCGCCTCCAGGGGGCCGCCGGACGGTTCCAGGCCTGGGCCCGCCAGCACCCGCCGCCCAGGCCCTAGCCCGGCGCGGAGCCGGGTCCCCGCGGCGCTTTGTCGGCGCCGGCCGATGGTGTATGGCTACGGCCCCATGAAGACCCTGACCGAGCTGAGCGGCACCCTCATCCGGACGGCGGCGGCGGCGATCGCGGCCGCGCGGCGCAACCTCCCGGCCGAGCCCGAGCCCGTCGCGGCGGCGCCTGCCCCCGCGGCCACGACCGAGGCGGCGCCCGATGCCGCTCCCGAGGCGGCACCGGCCGAGGCGGCACCGGCCGAGGCGGCACCGGCCGAGGCGGCACCGGCCGAGGCGGCACCGGCCACCGACGCGCAGCCCGAGGCGGCCGCGGCGGCCGCTGCGCCCGCTGCGCCGGCGCCCCAGGGCGAGAGCGAGGCCGTGAAGGCCGCGCTCGACGCGGCGGTGTCCGGGGCGACCGGGGTGTCCGGCGATCGCCTGGCGCTCCTCCGCGCCGCGGTCGAGGTGGTGGGACGCCGCGCCGAGGACGTCCGGCTGGTCCGGGTCTTCGGGGTCGAGGAGCCCGTCGCCGGCGCCAAGACGCTCGGCGACCACCAGTTCCTGGTGGACCTGTTCCCCGCGAGCATGAAGCAGACGGCCGGTGGCGACCGCGACGATCGCGGCGGGCGCCGGGGTGGTCGCGGCGGCCGGGGCGGGGGAGGCGGCGGCCGCGGCGGTGGCGGCGGCGGCAAGGGGGCCGGGGCGGCGACCGGCGGCTTCTCCATGGACTCGCTGCGCGAGGACCGCCGCAACGAGCGCGGCGGCGGGCGCGGGCGGCCGGGCGGCGGCGGCCGGCGGCCGGGTGGCCCGGGCGGCGGGCGCGGTCCCGGCGGCCCCGGCGGCGGCGCGCCGAAGAAGTAGCGCCTCTCGCGCATGCACGACCCCCTCGCACCGCTCCTCGCCGACGGCGTGGTCGAAGCCGTCGGCGCGCGCCTGAAGACCGGCAAGGAGGCCGAGGTCTGGCTCGTCCAGTCCGGCGGCGAGGTGGTCGCGGCCAAGGTCTACAAGGCCCGCCAGACCCGCACCTTCCGCAACGACGCGGCCTACCGCGAGGGCCGCCGCGTCCGCGACAGCCGCACGCAGCGCGCCATGGACCGCGGGAGCCGCTTCGGCCAGGCGGCCGCGGAGGAGGCGTGGAAGGCGCGCGAGGCCGACGCGCTGCACGCGCTCCACGCCGCGGGCGTGCGGGTCCCGCGCCCGGTGCTGTTCTACGAGGGCGTGCTGCTCATGGAGCTGGTGGTCGGGCCCGACGGCCACCCCGCGCCGCGCCTGGTGGACGCGCGCGTGCCGCGCGAGCGCGCCGCCGCGCTCTACGCCGACCTGCGCGCGCAGGCGGTGCGCATGCTCTGCTGCGACCTCATCCACGGTGACCTGTCACCGTACAACGTGCTGCTCGGGCACGACGGCCCGGTGGTGATCGACTTCCCGCAGGTGGTCGGCGCCGCGCACAACGGGCAGGCGGAGGCGTTCTTCCGCCGCGACCTCGAGAACCTGCGCCGCTTCTTCGCCGCCCTCGATCCCGCGCTCCACGCCGCCGCCGGGGACGCACGGGAGATCTGGCGCGCGTATGTCCGGCGCGAGCTGACCCCCGACTTCGTCCCGTCCGGCCGCGCCCCGGAGCCCGCGCCCCGCGCGCCCGCGCACCCGTCCGCCCGCGCCGGGGGTCATGGACAGCCGCCGCGGCCGCACGCCGCGGCCCCGCGCGCCGCACCCGCGCACCCGGCGCCTGGCCCCGCGCACCCGACGCCCGCGCCCACGCACCCGGCGCCCCCGCGCGCTGCGCCCGCGCATGGCGACGCGCCGCAGCGGCGCGGGCCCGGGAACCGGCAGCGCGGACCGGGCGCCGGCGACCGCGGCGGCCGCCCGAGCGACCGCGGCGCCCGCCCTGCAGACCGCGGGGGCCGCCCAGCCGATCGCCGCGAGCACGGAGGGGATCGCGGCGGCGAACGGCGCCGCGCCGGCGCCGCCGCCGGACCCGAGGTGATCCGCGTCGAGCGCCTGCCGCTCGCCGCCCCCCGCGACCGGCCGGGCCACGCGCAGCCGCGCCCCGGGTCAGGGGCGCCCTCCCAGCACGGTCGCGGGCCCGGGCCCCGGCCCGGGGCCCCGCGGCGCGGTCCGCGGCGCTGACGGGCCCCTGCGTGCGGCGCGATGTCGCGCCCCGCCCACGCCCGCCAGAAGAGCCCTCGCCTCCGCCACTTACCCCTGCGCCGCGCCGGCCGTCGGCGGCGGGTTCGGTGCGCGTCCGGGACGCCCCTGGTGGTACCATGCCGCCGCTTTCCCCCGAAAGCGCCGCGCCGGCACACACCCCGGCCCGGAGCCCTTCCGCTGCAGAGGTCGTTCGATGCCGAAGCTCCTCGCCCTGCTGTCCTCCCTCAAGCTCGCCGTGATCCTGCTCGTGCTGCTGCTGCTCGGGCTGTCGGCGGGCACGATCATCGAGTCGCGGTCCGGCGTCGAGGTGGCGGGTCGGCTCGTCTACTACGCGCCCTGGTTCCTGGCGCTCCAGGCGCTGTTCACGGTGAACGTGGTCGCGTCGCTGGTCGCGCTGTTCCCGTACGGGAAGATGCGGATCGGCTACCTGCTCACCCATGGCTCGCTGGTGCTGATCCTGGTCGGCGCGCTCGTCACCTACTTCTTCAAGGTGGAGGGGACGCTCGGCCTGTGGGAGGGCCAGACCGGCAACGAGATCGACCAGGTGGAGAACGGCCAGCTGGTGGCGCGACACACGCTGCCGTTCTCGGTCCGGCTGATGGACTTCCAGATCGACCACTACCCGGGGACGATGCGCCCGGCGCAGTTCCGCAGCTACGTGGTCATCCTCGATGCGCAGACCGGGGCCGGCACGCCCGGCGCGCTCTGGATGAACCACCCGCTGGAGGTGGCGGGGTACACCATCTTCCAGTCGAGCTACCAGCAGGAGAACGGGCGCGAGGCGTCGGTCTTCTCGGTGTCGAAGGACCCGGGCCAGCCCATCGTCTTCGCCGGCTACGTGCTGCTGGTGCTGGGCATGTGCGTGGTGTTCGGCACGCGCATCGTGCAGCGCCGCCGCGCCGCCGCGCTGCTCGCGAGCCTGGCCGTGCTCGCGCTGGCGCGCCCCGCCGCCGCCGAGGATCAGGTGACGAAGGCCGATCTGGAGGCGCTGCGGCGCCTGCCGGTGCAGGCCGACGGGCGCCTCATGCCGCTCGACACGTGGGCGCGCGAGAACGTCTGGAAGATCACCGGCCGGCGGCAGTGGCAGGGCCGCGACTCGGTGGTGGTCGCGGCGGGCTGGCTGGCGAACCCGCAGGCCGCCGCGAACGAGCCGGTGATCGCGCTCGACGACGCGAAGCTCGCCGAGGCGATCGGGCTCCCCGGCGCCACGCACGCGGCGCTGGTGCAGGTGGCGCGCAGCCCGCAGTTCGGGCAGCTCATGCGGCAGGCCTCCGAGCAGGAGGCGCACAACGAGCCGCGCCGCGGCGTCCTCGCCGACGTCGAGAAGCTCTACGAGCGCGCCCAGCGCATGGGCGACCTCATCTCCGGCGGCGTGCGACCGGTGCCGGTGGGCGGGCCCGCCGAGGCGCGCTGGAACCCGGCGCCGCAGCCGGGGCTTCCGGGCCTGCTCGAGGTGGCCCGCGGGCCGCGCCTGGAGGGCTGGCCGTCGGCCGCCGCAATGGATCGCGAGGTCTCGTACAACGCCACGCGCCCGAGCCGCATCGCCTGGATCGTGCTGGTGGGTGCGCTGGTGGCCGCGATCGCCGGCTGGCGCACGCGGAACCGCACGCTCGACGCGGCCGCGGCGGTGCTGCTGGTGATCGGGTTCGGGGTGATGACCTGGGGCCTCGGCACCCGGTGGGCCGTCGGTGGCCGCGTGCCCGCGTCCAACATGTACGAGTCGATGCTGTTCCTGGCGTGGGGCGTGGGCCTGTTCGCGCTCGTCGCGCTCGTGTTCATCCGCAACCGGCTGGTGCTGGTGAACGCGAGCGCCGGCGCCACGCTCACCATGCTGCTGGTGGACCTGCTGCCCATGGACGGCTTCATCCACCCGATGCCGCCGGTGCTCACCGGCACGCCCTGGCTCGCCATCCACGTGCCCATCATCATGGTGAGCTACGCGGTGCTGGCGCTGGGGGTGATCATCGCGCACATGCAGATCGCGTTCGGCGCGCTGGCGCCCAGGCGCGAGGACCTCATCGAGAAGATGGCCGACCTGAACTACTGGTACACGATGGTCGGGTCGATCCTGCTCATCGCCGGCATCCTCACCGGCTCGATCTGGGCGGCGTCGTCGTGGGGCCGGTACTGGGGCTGGGATCCGAAGGAGGTCTGGTCGCTGGTCGCCTTCCTCGCCTACATGGCCATCCTGCACGGCCGCTCCGACCGGCTCCTCGGCCGGTTCGGCGTGGCGGCCTGGAGCATCATCGCGTTCCAGACCATCCTCATGACGTACCTCGGCGTGAACTACGTCCTCGGGACCGGGCTCCACGCGTACGGCTTCGGCGACTCGCCCATCGTGATCTGGATGGTGCTCATCGCGCTGGCCGAGATCGCGTTCCTGGCCTGGGGCGGGTTCGCCCAGCGCCGCGGCCAGGCGCGCACGCCGGCGGCCGGGTAGCGCGGGCCGCCGGGCAGCGTCCCCGGTCCCGACGCGCGATCGTCCACCCACACGCAGGAGGAGACAGCCGATGCCCACCACCGCGGAGAACCTCAAGGTCGCGTTCGCCGGCGAGAGCCAGGCCAACCGGAAGTACCTCGCGTTCGCGAGGAAGGCGGAGAAGGAGGGCTACCCGCAGATCGCCCGCCTGTTCCGCGCCGCGGCCGACGCCGAGACCCTCCACGCGCTGGCGCACCTGCAGAACATGGGCGGCGTCGGCTCCACGCTCGAGAACCTGCGCGAGGCGGTCGCCGGCGAGACCTACGAGTACACCGAGATGTACCCGCCCATGGTCGAGCAGGCCATCGCCGAGCAGCACAAGGCGAAGACCATGCTCGACTGGGCGAACCGGGTGGAGAAGGTGCACGCCACCCTGTTCAAGCAGGCGCTGGCGGCGCTCGAGTCCGGGCAGGACCTGTCGAAGATGGACGTGTACCTGTGCCCGGTCTGCGGCGACGTCGAGTTCGGCGTCCCCACCGACAAGTGCCCGGTGTGCGGCACGCCCGCGTCGCGGTTCGAGAAGATCGCGTGAGGGATCACCCGGGGTGGCGGCGCCGGGCGCCGCGGCCCCGGCGCCGCGCCGGCCGCGCACGGCGCGGTTCCAGAAGCGCCTAGTGCCGACGGGCGCCCCCCCGGAAGCTTCGCGCCGCGACGCGCGGAGCCCACCCGGCGGAGGCAGGACCCAGGGTTCGGCCCCCAGGGTCCTGCGGCGCGTCGCCACGCTGAGCAGATCGCAGGCATGCCCCGCCGCGAGGCAGAGCCGCCCGCCGGCAGCGAGCCCTCGCGCGAGGAGGCGACGGGCCCGACCCCGGCCGATCCGCAGGTGTCGCTGCGCGAGCAGTTCGCGAGGCTGGCCGAGAGCGTGCCGGGCGTGATCTGCTCGTTCCGGCTCCGGCCGGACGGCACCGCCTCGATGCCGTTCGCGACGCCCGCCGCGGAGGAGCTGTACGGCGTGTCGCGCGAGGAGCTCGCGCGAGACATGTCGGCCTGGGCGCGCAACGTCCACCCCGACGACCTGCCCGGCGTGGTCCGGCGGATCGCGGCGTCCGCCCGGACGCTCTCGCGCTGGCACGACGTGTTCCGATACCAGCACCCGACGCGCGGGCTGCGCTGGATCGAGGGCTGGTCGTCGCCGCAGCCTGAATCCGGCGAGGGGGTGATCTGGCACGGCTACGTGACCGACGTCACCGCGCACAAGCAGCTCCAGGAGCACCTGCGGGAGAGCGAGCGCAAGCTGAGGGAGGTCATCCGCGCCTCCGGGGCCGCCTACTTCGAGCACTCCGCCGATCTCTCCAGCGGCTTCGCCACGCCGCGGATGGCGGAGATCCTGGGCTTCGCGCCGGAGGCGCTGCCGGTCTGCCCGGCGCTCGTCCCCTGGCTGATGGAGCGGCTGCACCCCGAGGACGCGCCCGGCTTCGTGTCCGCGATGGCCGAGTACGCCACGGGCAAGGCCGCCGAGCTCGAGCGCGAGCTGCGGGTGCGCGGCCGAGAGGGCTGGCGCTGGGTGCGGCTGGTGATCACCGCGGTCACCCGGAGCGGGCACCGCCCGGACCGGAGCGCCGGGCTGGTGTTCGACATCACCGAGCGCATGGACGCGGAGGCGCGGCTCCTGGCCGATCGCTCCGCGCTGGAGCGGCTGCACGAGGTGTCCGCCCGCCTGGTGAGCGAGGACGCGCTCCCCACGCTGCTCGAGGCCGTGATGGACGCGGCGCTGGCGGTGGCGGGCGCGCGCATGGGGACGCTCCACATCCTGGAGGAAGGCTCCGCCGCGCTCCGGCTCGTGGCGCACCGCG encodes:
- a CDS encoding SDR family NAD(P)-dependent oxidoreductase: MATPGDRGGPDLDPADLAAALRVLARVADDRTVLARVDADARVALQRLAGEVARPDLKARKKLQKALLKQEHRARRSRDADLRRDTGIQRLRQAPVFVAPLPELPPPGADASGWWPRLPGAGDAAAGADTAAENTGPELSEPRKCYVCKATFRRLHPFYDQLCRACGDENQARRTAGVDLRGRVALVTGARVKIGYQAALLLLRAGCTVVALTRFPRDAAARYAREADFERWRDRLSIHGVDLRHTPSVELLCQRLDATLPRLDFQLHNACQTVRRPPGFYAHLLEAEQVAPSALPPAERALLRDWEALRDALRGQGGAAGVTGPALLSQARSDADLLLPGKSALELFPRGVLDQDLQQVDLRTHNSWRLRLHEVPTLELLEVLLVNATAPFVMASRLKPLMTRAPGAPEGTATSGDAARHVVMVSAMEGQFYREHKTDRHPHTNMAKAALNMLVRTSAADYAKDGIFLNAVDTGWVTDEDPAHLAARKVEEHAFSPPLDVVDGAARIVAPIFDGFRTGRHPAGQFFKDYRPVPW
- a CDS encoding rubrerythrin family protein, producing the protein MPTTAENLKVAFAGESQANRKYLAFARKAEKEGYPQIARLFRAAADAETLHALAHLQNMGGVGSTLENLREAVAGETYEYTEMYPPMVEQAIAEQHKAKTMLDWANRVEKVHATLFKQALAALESGQDLSKMDVYLCPVCGDVEFGVPTDKCPVCGTPASRFEKIA
- a CDS encoding translation initiation factor 2; the encoded protein is MKTLTELSGTLIRTAAAAIAAARRNLPAEPEPVAAAPAPAATTEAAPDAAPEAAPAEAAPAEAAPAEAAPAEAAPATDAQPEAAAAAAAPAAPAPQGESEAVKAALDAAVSGATGVSGDRLALLRAAVEVVGRRAEDVRLVRVFGVEEPVAGAKTLGDHQFLVDLFPASMKQTAGGDRDDRGGRRGGRGGRGGGGGGRGGGGGGKGAGAATGGFSMDSLREDRRNERGGGRGRPGGGGRRPGGPGGGRGPGGPGGGAPKK
- the ccsA gene encoding cytochrome c biogenesis protein CcsA — its product is MPKLLALLSSLKLAVILLVLLLLGLSAGTIIESRSGVEVAGRLVYYAPWFLALQALFTVNVVASLVALFPYGKMRIGYLLTHGSLVLILVGALVTYFFKVEGTLGLWEGQTGNEIDQVENGQLVARHTLPFSVRLMDFQIDHYPGTMRPAQFRSYVVILDAQTGAGTPGALWMNHPLEVAGYTIFQSSYQQENGREASVFSVSKDPGQPIVFAGYVLLVLGMCVVFGTRIVQRRRAAALLASLAVLALARPAAAEDQVTKADLEALRRLPVQADGRLMPLDTWARENVWKITGRRQWQGRDSVVVAAGWLANPQAAANEPVIALDDAKLAEAIGLPGATHAALVQVARSPQFGQLMRQASEQEAHNEPRRGVLADVEKLYERAQRMGDLISGGVRPVPVGGPAEARWNPAPQPGLPGLLEVARGPRLEGWPSAAAMDREVSYNATRPSRIAWIVLVGALVAAIAGWRTRNRTLDAAAAVLLVIGFGVMTWGLGTRWAVGGRVPASNMYESMLFLAWGVGLFALVALVFIRNRLVLVNASAGATLTMLLVDLLPMDGFIHPMPPVLTGTPWLAIHVPIIMVSYAVLALGVIIAHMQIAFGALAPRREDLIEKMADLNYWYTMVGSILLIAGILTGSIWAASSWGRYWGWDPKEVWSLVAFLAYMAILHGRSDRLLGRFGVAAWSIIAFQTILMTYLGVNYVLGTGLHAYGFGDSPIVIWMVLIALAEIAFLAWGGFAQRRGQARTPAAG
- a CDS encoding LysR substrate-binding domain-containing protein translates to MRRLDPRKLETFRVVAQARKISTAAKLLHLSQPAVTAQIRALEEECGRALLVRSSKGVTPNDWGLRLLDTAKQVHALLGEVEGAFQDEPGVGEEVVLGASMTTASYVVPPLVAGYRAVHGRAPFRMQVANTARVLEWVADGKVPLGIVEGRLRSPRVHLERYLEDELVAVAAASARDLLRISRAADLASAPLLLREPGSNTRALVEEALAGVLGARSVRRSELLFGSNQSIKMAAVAGLGVAFVSRWSVQLEVAAGTLRILPLRDLRLTRSFSWATASPRLQGAAGRFQAWARQHPPPRP
- a CDS encoding RIO1 family regulatory kinase/ATPase translates to MHDPLAPLLADGVVEAVGARLKTGKEAEVWLVQSGGEVVAAKVYKARQTRTFRNDAAYREGRRVRDSRTQRAMDRGSRFGQAAAEEAWKAREADALHALHAAGVRVPRPVLFYEGVLLMELVVGPDGHPAPRLVDARVPRERAAALYADLRAQAVRMLCCDLIHGDLSPYNVLLGHDGPVVIDFPQVVGAAHNGQAEAFFRRDLENLRRFFAALDPALHAAAGDAREIWRAYVRRELTPDFVPSGRAPEPAPRAPAHPSARAGGHGQPPRPHAAAPRAAPAHPAPGPAHPTPAPTHPAPPRAAPAHGDAPQRRGPGNRQRGPGAGDRGGRPSDRGARPADRGGRPADRREHGGDRGGERRRAGAAAGPEVIRVERLPLAAPRDRPGHAQPRPGSGAPSQHGRGPGPRPGAPRRGPRR
- a CDS encoding CBS domain-containing protein, with translation MASIQTRVTRTVVALDDTASCAEAARLMTDRGIGSVGVRRGGALTGLVTERDLVAAIARGVDPARTPLAAVLRPDFPAVAPQATDAECAQLMRTRRTRHLAVREGGVVVGVISMLDLVDLVVEEKQSDIEQLESYIRGGRAHQLSEPITTMFSHAANSAY